The window CGATCGAGGAGTGAGGGCTGCGGTGGTCGCGCCGGTGGTCGTCGGCGGCGGCCGGCAGAGCGGCCGCGCCGATCAGGGTGCCGGCGGCCAGGAGTGCGGCGAAAGCACGGCGGGTGGCGAGAGAAGCAGACATGAACATGACCCCTTCAACTTCAACAGACGGCCCGGCCCGGCCTTCGTGCAAAGCCGGCAGGGCTCGGAACGACCTCGGCATCCTGCCGAGTAGGAGCCATACTTTGGCGCCCATTCGCCCCTGAATGCTGCCTGTTCGTCCCGTGCCAGGCGCAATCCGGATATGTGTCCGTAACTCTCCCTTGGTATCGGACAACCGTCAAAGCCGGGGTTGACGCCTCAGGGGCAGTAGTTCGACGCGAGCCCGTGGGGCGCCTGCGAGCAGGGGCATCCGGCACCGGAAGCCCGGCCTCGACCGCCCGATTCGTCCCTGCGCCGAACGAGTGCAGGAATCTGTAACAGCCGGCCTCGCCGTTCCTTCGCATGCGCTTGCGGAAACGATTCCGGCGTGCGAATACTTCTCCGCCATCGACGACTTCGGTGCGTCACTCGCCCGCTTCGCGCACCCGGATGAGGACGCCCCGGCTGTCGCGCTCGTATGCGCGCGCCTGATTCTTGTTGATCTTCTGCTCGACCTTCGGCGGCCAGGTCGACGCGATCCATCTCGGCGAGGGCGGCGACGTAGAGCACGACATCGGCGAGTTCTTCGCCGAAGTCCGGCAGGCGCTTGCGCCAGGCGGTGAAGGCCTCGCCCACTTCGGCGGTCAGCAGGCCGAACTCCAGGGGCACGTCGGTGGTGTTGAACCCCTTCTCGAGCTTGTTGGCCCAGGCGAGCTTCTGCGCTTCTCGGATCTCCACGGCTTCCTCCGGCACGGGGTGCAGATGATGCCGGAGGAGCCTAGCGAGGGGCGGGGCCCTGCCGTGATGCGGAGGGTTCCGGTTCAGCCGGCTGGGGCTTCCGCTCCGGTCCGGTGGTCAGCCGACTGGTAGGGGCTGTGCATGGTGAGGAAGTGAATGGCGAAGTCGGTCTTCAGGTAGTCCATGCGCCGCTCCCAGAAGGCTCGCATGTGGGGGAGGGCAAGGTGGGCGTCGAGATCGGCCTGGGAGCGCCAGGCCTCGTAGAAGACGAACACGCCGGGCTCATTGCGGTCTTCGTGGAAGTGGTACGCGAGGCAGCCGGCCTCCTGTCGGGTCGGTTCGACGAACGAGAGCAGAAGCCGCTTCAGCTCCTCGGCGCGTTCGGGCTTGGGGTGAGCGGTGCCGACGAGTGCGAATGGCTGAGACATGCAGGGTTCCCTCCCCAGTAGGTACGACCAATTTCGTACCTACTGGACGGTACCGAACGCGCAGGTACGATGCAATCCGTACCTGAAGGAAGGTGTCCCGCATGCCCGATGGTGAAGGCCACCCGAGCGTCGAGGAGATCGAGCTCGGCCCCGTACTCTCCGCGCTGGCCGATCCGCTGCGCCGCCGAGTGGTGCGCGAACTGGCAGCCGAACCCGACGGCGCCGCGCGGACCTGCAGCTCCTTCGGGCTGCCCTCGACCAAGGCGACCGTCACGCACCACTTCCGCGCCCTGCGCGAGGCCGGGCTGATCCGGCAGGTCGACCGGGGCAACAGCCGGATGGCGAGCCTGCGCCGGGCCGACATCGAGGAGAGGTTCCCCGGACTGCTGGGCATCGTGGCAGCCGAGTCGCAGGAGTGAGCCCGGCGCGGTCAGGCGGGGACAGGGCCGGTGAATCGGCCAATCCCCGGGTTCGCTCAACCCTCCGCTGATCATTTGCGGTCTTGTCGTGCGGAAAGCGGCCCTACTCGGCTCCACGGGAGCCGCACGAGTACGCCCGCCGCCGGACAGGGAGCACCAAGAACCGTAAGGAGCACAGGATGGCGTTACGGAAGACCGCACGGGTCGGCGCGGTGGGTCTCGCGGCGGCCGCGATGGCGGCGACCGCCTTCGCGGTACCCGCCCAGGCCTCCACGGACACCGCCCCCTCGACGCCCCCCTCGACGGCAGGGCACGAGGCGACCCGGCGCGCGATGGACGCGGAGGTGAAAGCCGGCATCCCCGGCATCACGGCCCAGGTGCGCGACGCCAACGGCGTCTGGAAGGCGACGTCGGGTGTCGGCAACCTGACGACCGGCGCGCCGCGCGGCACGAACGACCGGTTCCGCGTCGGCAGCATCACCAAGACGTTCGTGGCGACCGTCCTGCTCCAGATGGAGTCGGAGAAGAAGCTCAGCCTCGACGACACCGTGGAGCGCCATCTCCCCGGCCTGGTACGGGGCAACGGCAACGACGGCCGCAGGATCACCGTACGTCAGCTCCTCAACCACACCACCGGTCTCTTCGACTACCTGGCCGACGAGGAGTACCTCGACACGTACATACGGGGTGAGGGCTACCTCAAGCACCGCTACGACACCCTGCCGCCCAGGAAACACGTGAAGGTGGCTCTCTCCCACGCGCCGCTGTTCGAGCCCGGTGCCCGGTTCTCGTACTCCAACACCAACTACATCCTGGCCGGGCTGATCGTCGAGAAGGCGGGCGGGCGGACGTACGAGGCCGAGGTCCGCGACCGCATCATCAAGCCGCTGGGCCTGAGGTCCACCTCCAACCCCGGCAACAGCATCCACATGCCCCGGCCCAGCAGCCGCAGCTACTCCAAGCTGTTCGAGGAGACACCCGACCGGATCGACGACGTCACCGAGATGAACGGGTCGCAGGGCTGGGCGGACGGCGACATCATCTCCACCACCGGCGACCTGAACCGGTTCTACAGCGCCCTGCTGCGCGGCGAACTGCTCTCTCCGAAACAGCTCAAGGCCATGAAAACGACCGTCCCGCACCCCGAGCGCTCCGACATGTCCTACGGACTCGGCCTCACACAGCTCCGGACGAGCTGCGGCACAACGCTCTGGGGCCACGGCGGAGGCATGGTGGGGTCGACCTCCCTGGCCGTCACCACCGAGGACGGCCGCCACCAGCTCGCCTACAACCGCAACGGGGACTGGAGCGCGGAGCCCCGACCAGCATCATGGAGGCCGAGTACTGCCCCACGCCGCCCCCTCGGGCTGAGCCGTACGCATGCGTCCACGGCCTCGCCACCGGGCTGCGGCCGGCCGCCGCTCCACAATGGGACGAGGGCATGCATGCGGCCATCGGGGGTGTCCCGGCGGCGTCGGCTGAGAGGAACGCCCCTCAGTGCGCCGGGTCTCGGCGGCCGCGCGGAGGACGGGGGCCTTCGTCGCGGTCGCCGTCGCCCTGTTCTGCATCCAGCTCGACTTCTTCGCCCTCAACCTCGCCCTTCCCGGTATCGCGGCGGAGCTCGGCGTCACGGTCTCGGCCGCGCAGTGGACCCTGTCCGCGTACATGCTCGCCATCGGCTGCTTCTTCATCGTCGGCGGCCGGGTGGGGGACGTCTTCGGACGGCGGGGCACCCTCGTTGGCCGGGACCGCCTCTGTTCGCGGCCGGATAGGTGTCTGCGCGCTGGCTCCCGGCCTCGGTCTGCTGGTCGTGGCCCGGATCGCACAAGGGGTGGGCGCGGCGTTCGTCTTCCCGGTGTCCGTGGCCGTGATCACCAATACCTTTCCCGAGGAGACCCGTGCCAGGGCTCTGGGCGCCGTGTTCGGCGTCGCCAACATCGGGACCGCGCTCGGGCCCTTCGTGGGCGGAGGGTTCACCGAGGGGCCCGGCTGGCGCTGGATCTTCTGGCTGATGGTGCCGCTGAGCCTGGTCCCGCTGCTCGCCGCCCTGGTGTACGTACCGGACTCGCGCGATACGTCGGCGCCGCGCGAGCTCGACCTCGCGGGGTGCTTCCTGATCGTGTGCTCGCTGGCCGCCCTCACCCTGGCCGTGGAGCGCGGGGACGCCTGGGGCTGGACGAGCGCCCGTATCGCCTTCTTCGCGGTGGCGGTGGGCCGGCGGGCTGTTCCTGGTGCGGGAGCGGATGGCCCGGCACCCGCTGGTCGACCTGCGGCTGTTCCGCAACGTCCCGTACGTCCTGGTGACCGGGATGGGCTCGCCTCGAACATGGGCTACGGCGTCACCGTCTTCCTCGCCACCCTCTACCTCCAGGGCGTACGCGGCCTCTCACCGCTCCTGGCGGGCACGGTGTTCCTGGCCCCGGCCCTGCTGGTCGCGGTCAGCGGGCCGCTGGGGCGCGGCTGGCCCGGCACCTGCGGCCGACCGCGGTGATGGCCCTCGCCGGGGCCGTCGCGGGCACGGGGATGTACGCGCTGACCCAGGTCAGCGCCTGGTGGCTGTACGTGCCGGTGTTCGCGTGGTGCGGCCTGGGCCTGGGGCTGGGCTGGACCTTCTCCAGCGTGGCGACCCAGCAGGTCGTCGCACCGGCCAGGGCGGGGGAGGCGTCGGGCGTGCTGCTGACGTTCCTGGTCACGCTGGGCGCGATCGCCCTGGCCGGGACGGCGGCGGCGATCTCGGCGATGACGCCGGAGCGGCCGCCGGAGGAGGCCTACGATGCGATCCTGCGCCTGGGCGGGGTGGTCATCCTCGCGACGGCGGTGGTCGTCATGGCCGTACGCCACCGGCTCGTGGTGCTCGGCAGGATCCCGCCGCTGTCGATGCGTACGGGCGATGACGCCGGGCGGAAGCCGGGCCCCCGGCCCTGACGGACCGTCCGGCGCATCATGCTTCGGGGTCGGGGTCGGGGTCGGGGGTCTGGAGGTCGTAGAGGTAGGACCGGTCGCCCTTGAAGCTGCGCCAGACGGTGGCCGGGGGTGCGGGTTCGTCGGCGTGGCTGGTGAGGGGATGGGCCGTGACGAGGCCGCCGGCGATCTCGCAGTGCCAGCCGTCGGCCGGCGACCAGACACACCAGACGTTTCCGTCCGCTCGGCGGTAGGCGGGGCGGCCATGGCGCTCCCCGTCGCGTTCGAAGTGGTGGCGGAGCCCGTCGACGTGGCGCACGAAGGTGAAAGACGCAAGTGCCGTCATGATGCGGCCGTGGGCCTGCACAGCGTGCGCCGGTAACGGACTTCGGATACGGGCACTCCGTCGTAGTCGTCGGCCTGGACAGCGCCGTCGGCGACATAGCCGGCGCGCTCGTAGAAGCGATGCCGTCACGTTGGCGGTGAGGACCCACAAGAGCAGCAGGTCGAGGCCATGGGCATGAGCGCGGGCGTGCACGGCTTCGAGGAGCGTGCGGCCGATTCCGGACCCGATGAGTGAGGGCTGAACGTACAGGGCGTAGAGCTCACCCGTGGTCGTACTCGTTCCGGTGTCGTGCGCGGGCCCGAGGCAGGCCCAACCCGCGACGTGCCCATGGGCGTCGACCGCTACCAGGTTGGTCGTGGTCGTGCCCTCCTTCGACCTCGCGAAGTGCTGCCGGCGGCTGCTGAGCATCTGCCTCGACCGTCATGGCATCGAGGAAGGTCTGGGGCACGATCCCGGCATACGCGGCCTGCCAGCCGGTCACGCGTACCGCTGATACAGCCGGGACATCGGCTTCCGTCATGACGCGTACAGTCAACATCCCGGCACCGTACGAGACCGTCGCCACGACCGCCTGGGAATTACGCGCGCCGCTCGGCCCGGAATCGGTAGACCGCCCAGCCGGCACCGAGCGCGGCGCCCGTCCAGACGATGACCTCGGCCAGGATGATGCCCGGGGTCAGGGTCATGTGGGGCCGGGGCGGCATCAAGAGCATCTGCGCGGCAGCGCCCACCGGCACCGTCAGCGCGGCGAGCAGACCGGCTGTCCCCGGGCGCCTGATGGCTGCGCCCACCGCGCCCAGGGCCGTGCCGAACAGCACGCTCGCCGCCCACCACAAGGTCAGTTCCGACTCGTACCAGGCCAGCGGTTCGCCTCGGATCGAGGAGTCCATCACGTAGTACGCCGCCGTGGCCGCTATCAGCGCCAGGGCGCCGGTCAGCGCGCCCCTTGCCCATGTCCTGGCCAGCCAGCCCGTCGCCACCGCGAGCGCGGCCCACGCCCAGCCGGAGTCCATCAACAGGCTGAGCACCTTGGCGGCGCCGGCCAAGACGGTGCCCGTGATGGACGCTCCGAGCGGCAAGTACGGAGAGGAGAGCGTGTTGACGAGCGAGGTCGCCACCCCGAAGAGTGCCCCGATCGCGACGCCGATGATGATCTTCATACCGGGAGAATATCCATCACCCCGGGAGCAGCGAGAGCGGTGGGGCTGTCGCCGCCCGGAGCGGGCGGTTGCGGACGGAGCCGACCGGATTTGAACCGGCGTCCTCGCGGATTTGGAGTCCGCGCGCGTCGACCTCTGCGCTACGGCTCCGCCCACCCCGGCATCTTAAGTCGATCCGTTGCCCTTCCCACCACTCGTTTTCATTCCACCCCGAGGCCGGCGCGGTGCTCAGGGCGAGGTGTCCGGTGTCAGGGGAGGGCGGGGATCGCGTCGCGCGTCTCGTCGACCTCGATGCCGGCGGTGCGGCGGTCGAGCGCGCCCGGGGGTGCCTCGTCCGCACAGACGGTGCCCCGTGCGGGCAGCGCCAGGGTGGCGAGGTAGGCCGTGGCCAGGGCGCTGACGCACGCGCTCCGGTTGTAGGCGGTGTGTCCTTCGGCGTCGAAGGTCAGCAGCCGCCCGTTGTCCAGCGTCCCGGCGAGGGCCACGGCGTCCTGGTACGGGGTGTCCGGGTCCCCGGTCGTGCCGAGGATCAGGATCGGGGCGGAACCCGCCGCCCGGTAGGAGCCCTCGTACCGGCTCGGCCGCTCGGCAGTCCACTGGGCGCAGGTGGGCGCGTGGTTGTGGTCGTAGGTGGGCGGGCCGAGGCCGATGGCCGGTCCCAGCAGCGGCGCCGCGGCGACGTGGGCGCTGACCAGCGTGCCCAGGAGCAGGCGGCCGGCCGGGTAGGCGCGGTCGGCGCACTCGACGGCCATGTTGACGTTGAGGAAGTCGAAGGACGCGGGTGAGGGCGGTGACAACAGGAACGAACCCTGGCGGTTCTGGGCCGCCCGCAGGGCTTCGCCCAGATAGGGCCAGATCTCCTTGCCCGCGTTGATGTTGAACATCAGGCGGTAGGCGAGGGTGTAGCCGGTGGCCGGGCGTCCGCTCGCGGTGATGACCGGTTCGGCGTCCAGCGCCCGCTTGAGCTGTTCGAAGGCCTGCCGCGGCCGGCCTTCACCGAATCCGCAGGTGGTGGCGTTCTGCGCGCACCAGTCCAGGAACCGGCCGACCGCCGCGTCCAGGGCGACGAACTGCGGGCCGTCGTAGGCGTACGGCACGTCCGCGTAGCGCCGCGGATCATAGGCCCCGTCCAGGACCATGGCACGCACCCGCCGCGGGAACTGCGCGGCGTAGACGGTGCCGACGTGGCTGCCGAAGGAACGGCCGTAGAAGGACAGCGTCTCCTCGCCGAGGGCCTGGCGCAGCAGGTCGATGTCCTTGGCGTTCGAGCCGGTGCCGACGAACGGCACGAGGTCCCCGGACCGTTGCCGGCAGGCGGTGGCGAAGTCGGCGCCCTGCCGGATGGCGCCGTGCAGGGCGCCCGGGCCGGGCACGCCGCGTGCGGCGTCGACGGCGGCGGAGTACTCCTTGTCGTCCCAGCACTCCACCTGTCCGCTCCGCGCCACGCCGCGCATGTCGTACCCGACGACATCGAAGGCGTCACGGAGGGAGGCGGGGAGCGCGGCGTAGCTGTTGCGGGCGAAGTCCACGCCGGAGTTGCCGGGTCCGCCGGGGTGCAGCAGCAGGACGCCGGTGCGGTGGGCCTGGTCGGCGGCGAGCCGCCGGGTGACCGCGAGGGGGATCGTCCGCCCGGTGGGTTGGCGGTAGTCCAGCGGTACTCGGGCGGTCGCGCACTCGAAGCCGTCCCCGGGGGCGTCGGCGTTCGTGCCGCAGGGGCCCCAGGACAGGACGGGAACGGGTGGGGCGGCGACGGCGACGGGCGTCGCCGTGGCAACCCCGGGCGCGGCCCCGAGGAGCACGGTGACCGCGATCAGGACGAGGGTTAACCCCCACACCAGTCGTTTGCGGGGGTCATCAGCCAAGCGGGTCTGCATCCGGCGATCCTCCGTCATGAGTTGCGGAACGGCCGCCGACAACGTAGCCGCCGACCGCCGAGCGTGTCGTCCCACCGGGAGTTGATTTCCCGCTACCCCAGGAGGTGACCCCTCGTCCCACCCAGGGAAGCGTCCGGCCAGGACCCGGGTGGTACGTTCCCGGATCGCCGGGGCCGGGCTTGACCTGCGGCAGGCCGCTCACGCGTAGCTGAGGATCACCATGAGCGCCGTGCACTCCGCGAGGAGCTGGGCCGCCAGTGCGGCCTGCCGTACACGCAGCGCGGGCGCGGCCAAGGCGACGACGAACGCCACGACGGCGATGCCCGCGCTCCAGCCGAACAGCCAACCGGGCAGCCCCTGGGCGCACTGCTCCCCGTACGTGACGCAGCGCGCTGCCCGCTCGGACGACAGGGTCAGCACGCCCGCCGCCAAGGCGGCCGGGACGAAGAGCACGGCGGACAGGACGGCCAGGAAGCGGGAGCGGTCCCTTCCCCGCGGCCTGCGCCTGGGCCGGGGGAGTCACAGAGGGGGAGGTTTCGTTCATGCCCCGATCCAACACGGTCTGCAGAGCCGGCGAAGCCGCTCGGCTACTCACCTCCGGGTGCGCTCCGTACTCAGACGGCGCAAGGCCAGGGTCAGCAGCGGCGGGCCTTCCACGCCAAATGCCGGGAATGCACGTGGGTCCACAGGACGCTGCGCTCGGCGGCTGAGGTGTCGTCGAGGGTGAGCCGAACAGGTCGGTGAGTGCTCCGAACCAGTCGCCGGCGGTGTCCAGTTCCCGTTGGCTGCGGCCCGTCGCGTCCGTCCGGCCGAGGACGCAGCCCTCGAGTGCGTCCACGCCGTGGGGATCCCTGCGGATCGCGGAGAAGATGCGTACGAAGCCCGACTCCGGTGACGTGGACAGTTTCCGGTGCCATTCGGTGAAGTCGTCCGGACCTGCGGGGGCCAAGGAGAAGTCCATGCCGACGAACGTGCCGCGCGGGTCGTGGTCGAACCGCCAGCCGCCCGGCTCGACGCCCGAGCGGCTCAGCCGGTAGGTGAAAGGCCCCTGCCGGTACGTCGCCGCGCGCAGGGGAAGCGGTTCGTGCAGCGCATCACCGAGCCCGACGTCGACGAACCACGACCGGCCTTCGCACGCCACGACGAGCGTGAGATGGTCGCCGGTCACTCCCGGCGCAGGGCTCTCCGGCGCGCCGTGGACTCCGCCGCGATGCCAGGTGACCGTGTAACCGAGTGCGTGCAGCAGGGTGGCGAAGGCGCCGTTGAGGTGGAAGCAGTACCCGCCGCGCCCGCGCAGGATCCGGGCGACGGATTCCCGCGGATCGGTGGTTGTCGGCCGTCCCAGATGGATCTCCAACGTCTCGAAAGGCACTCGTTCCACGTGCGCCGCATGGAGCGCATGGAGGCCCGCCACCGAGGGCGGGACCGGATCCGGGATCCCCAGGCGTTGCAGGTAGCTCTGCACATCGGCTTTCCGCATGGCTGCGACGCTAGCCAATGGCAGGGAACCCGAGCCTCGGCTGCGCGTCGGGTATCCCCGTACTCCGTTGGTCGTAGGACCTGTGCCGGGATGCGGCAGTAACTCGGTTGCGGTGCCTCGAGCCCCTGGACGAAGATGCATGCATGAGCAGAGGGAACGACGAGGCCGACGAGGTTGATGCGGCCGATGAGGTCGACGAAGCGATCGCAGGTGAGTTGCGTCTGATGGACCCCGGCGTGCGCTCGTCGCGGACGTCGGCCCGGGAACTCCTTGACCCGCACTTCGTGGAAGTCGGTGCCTCGGGGCGGCGGTGGACGTACGAGGAAATCCTCGCCGCGCTGCCCGAGATGGACGGTGCGGCGGACGACGGCCCGCGCTACGAACCCTCGGAGATGACCGGCGTCGTGCTGGCGCCCGGGCTGGTGCACCTCACCTACGAGACCACGATCGGCGGAGACCGGGCACGACGCAGTTCGCTCTGGCGCAAGGGGAGCGCGGGCGCCACGTGGCAGATGTACTACCACCAGGCC of the Streptomyces sp. NBC_01294 genome contains:
- a CDS encoding putative quinol monooxygenase, whose product is MSQPFALVGTAHPKPERAEELKRLLLSFVEPTRQEAGCLAYHFHEDRNEPGVFVFYEAWRSQADLDAHLALPHMRAFWERRMDYLKTDFAIHFLTMHSPYQSADHRTGAEAPAG
- a CDS encoding ArsR/SmtB family transcription factor gives rise to the protein MPDGEGHPSVEEIELGPVLSALADPLRRRVVRELAAEPDGAARTCSSFGLPSTKATVTHHFRALREAGLIRQVDRGNSRMASLRRADIEERFPGLLGIVAAESQE
- a CDS encoding MFS transporter, yielding MAGTASVRGRIGVCALAPGLGLLVVARIAQGVGAAFVFPVSVAVITNTFPEETRARALGAVFGVANIGTALGPFVGGGFTEGPGWRWIFWLMVPLSLVPLLAALVYVPDSRDTSAPRELDLAGCFLIVCSLAALTLAVERGDAWGWTSARIAFFAVAVGRRAVPGAGADGPAPAGRPAAVPQRPVRPGDRDGLASNMGYGVTVFLATLYLQGVRGLSPLLAGTVFLAPALLVAVSGPLGRGWPGTCGRPR
- a CDS encoding alpha/beta hydrolase: MQTRLADDPRKRLVWGLTLVLIAVTVLLGAAPGVATATPVAVAAPPVPVLSWGPCGTNADAPGDGFECATARVPLDYRQPTGRTIPLAVTRRLAADQAHRTGVLLLHPGGPGNSGVDFARNSYAALPASLRDAFDVVGYDMRGVARSGQVECWDDKEYSAAVDAARGVPGPGALHGAIRQGADFATACRQRSGDLVPFVGTGSNAKDIDLLRQALGEETLSFYGRSFGSHVGTVYAAQFPRRVRAMVLDGAYDPRRYADVPYAYDGPQFVALDAAVGRFLDWCAQNATTCGFGEGRPRQAFEQLKRALDAEPVITASGRPATGYTLAYRLMFNINAGKEIWPYLGEALRAAQNRQGSFLLSPPSPASFDFLNVNMAVECADRAYPAGRLLLGTLVSAHVAAAPLLGPAIGLGPPTYDHNHAPTCAQWTAERPSRYEGSYRAAGSAPILILGTTGDPDTPYQDAVALAGTLDNGRLLTFDAEGHTAYNRSACVSALATAYLATLALPARGTVCADEAPPGALDRRTAGIEVDETRDAIPALP
- a CDS encoding nuclear transport factor 2 family protein: MSRGNDEADEVDAADEVDEAIAGELRLMDPGVRSSRTSARELLDPHFVEVGASGRRWTYEEILAALPEMDGAADDGPRYEPSEMTGVVLAPGLVHLTYETTIGGDRARRSSLWRKGSAGATWQMYYHQATPVPPEGM